One window from the genome of Musa acuminata AAA Group cultivar baxijiao chromosome BXJ1-4, Cavendish_Baxijiao_AAA, whole genome shotgun sequence encodes:
- the LOC135671843 gene encoding heat stress transcription factor C-2a-like produces MEDGSRSTVHHQRYRHGGGGGGPVAAPFVLKTYRMVDDPSTDAVIAWGCDNNSFVVIDPFAFSQSLLPSHFKHSNFSSFVRQLNTYGFRKVDPDRWEFAHASFLRGQMHLLKQIVRRNSSCGKKKKEGGEEEENEEEEERVVAEVARLKQEQRRIDETVQGMWRRVQETERRPRQMLAFLVKVAGDPKLIHRLGGPAAATDAIEAGEKRARLRSGGDERMLEMEGGSGGCSFDGQAMAEGDEEFLGTIDSVGLYGGPAWAGSEYGGMEVDVGVGSAAYPFSFHLDTGF; encoded by the exons ATGGAAGACGGCAGCCGCAGCACGGTTCACCACCAACGCTACCGCcatggaggagggggaggaggaccgGTTGCCGCCCCCTTCGTGCTGAAGACGTACCGCATGGTGGACGACCCCTCCACCGACGCCGTCATCGCCTGGGGCTGCGACAACAACAGCTTCGTCGTCATCGACCCCTTTGCTTTCTCGCAGTCCCTCCTTCCCTCCCACTTCAAGCACAGCAACTTTTCCAGCTTCGTTCGCCAGCTCAACACTTAT GGGTTTCGGAAGGTGGATCCGGATCGGTGGGAGTTCGCGCACGCGTCGTTCCTGAGAGGACAGATGCATCTGCTGAAGCAGATAGTGCGGAGGAACAGCAGCtgcgggaagaagaagaaggaagggggagaggaggaggagaacgaggaggaagaggagagggtgGTGGCGGAGGTAGCAAGGCTGAAACAGGAGCAGCGGAGGATAGATGAAACGGTGCAGGGGATGTGGAGGAGGGTGCAGGAGACGGAGCGCAGGCCGAGGCAGATGCTGGCCTTCCTGGTCAAGGTGGCCGGGGACCCCAAGCTGATCCACCGCCTCGGGGGGCCGGCGGCGGCCACGGACGCGATCGAGGCAGGGGAGAAGCGGGCCCGGCTTCGATCGGGGGGCGACGAGAGGATGCTGGAGATGGAAGGCGGCAGCGGTGGTTGTTCCTTCGATGGACAGGCCATGGCGGAGGGGGACGAGGAGTTCCTGGGGACCATCGACTCCGTGGGGTTGTACGGCGGTCCGGCGTGGGCGGGGAGTGAGTATGGAGGGATGGAGGTGGATGTTGGTGTTGGATCAGCAGCTTATCCCTTCTCATTCCATCTGGACACAGGGTTTTAG
- the LOC103982290 gene encoding transcription elongation factor 1 homolog: MGKRKSRAKPPPKKRMDKLDTVFCCPFCNHGSSVECHIDMKNLIGEASCRICLESFSTTVTALTEPIDIYSEWIDECERVNNPEDDGA; encoded by the exons ATGGGGAAGAGGAAGTCGAGAGCAAAGCCGCCTCCTAAGAAGCGAATGGACAAGCTCGATACTGTCTTCTGCTGCCCATTCTGCAATCACGGCAGTAGTGTCGAGTGTCACAT TGACATGAAGAACTTGATCGGTGAAGCCTCATGCAGGATTTGTCTGGAAAGCTTCAGCACTACTGTCACTG CACTGACCGAGCCTATCGACAT ATACAGCGAATGGATTGACGAATGCGAAAGGGTCAACAATCCGGAAGACGATGGTGCTTGA
- the LOC135671844 gene encoding protein BZR1 homolog 2-like: MTSGTRMPTWRERENNRRRERRRRAVAAKIYTGLRMYGNYKLPKHCDNNEVLKALCDEAGWSVEPDGTTYRKGCKPPAEYMDIVGGSNSHSPYSSNQPSPCTSYNPSPASSSYASPASSSYIVATNNSINAADANSLIPWLKNLSSASTSDLTRFLHQHPFSMHGGSISAPVTPPLSSPTAQTPHIKCDWDGSNAQPSWTNTSYTFLPNSTPPIHGHQVIPDPAWIAGLQIETVSPSSPTFSLVSSNPFSFSGGGSSRMWTPGQSGTSSPALPGMPHNVGIQMSDSISQEFAFGSSATDDNPIATLVKPWEGERIHEECGSDDLELTLGSSRTRADS, encoded by the exons ATGACGTCGGGGACGAGGATGCCGACgtggagggagagggagaacAACCGGCGGagggagcggcggcggcgggcgGTCGCGGCCAAGATCTACACGGGCCTGCGGATGTACGGCAACTACAAGCTTCCCAAACACTGCGACAACAACGAGGTTCTGAAGGCCCTATGCGACGAGGCCGGATGGTCCGTCGAGCCCGACGGCACCACGTATCGCAAG GGGTGTAAGCCTCCAGCAGAGTATATGGATATAGTAGGTGGTTCAAATTCACACAGCCCATACTCTTCTAACCAGCCAAGCCCATGTACTTCATACAACCCCAGCCCCGCCTCTTCATCCTATGCAAGTCCTGCATCTTCATCCTACATTGTAGCTACGAACAATTCTATCAATGCTGCTGATGCAAACTCCCTCATCCCATGGCTTAAGAATCTTTCATCGGCTTCCACCAGTGACCTAACCAGGTTTCTACACCAACATCCTTTCTCCATGCATGGTGGGTCGATAAGTGCTCCTGTAACTCCACCACTGAGTTCCCCAACTGCTCAGACTCCCCATATCAAGTGTGACTGGGATGGTTCAAATGCTCAACCATCATGGACCAATACAAGCTACACTTTCCTACCGAATTCGACTCCACCGATTCATGGTCATCAAGTCATTCCAGATCCTGCTTGGATTGCTGGACTCCAAATCGAGACCGTGTCTCCTTCATCTCCCACCTTCAGCCTTGTTTCATCAAACCCATTCAGTTTTTCAGGTGGGGGGTCCTCGAGAATGTGGACACCAGGGCAGAGTGGTACCAGCTCCCCCGCCTTACCTGGTATGCCACACAATGTTGGTATTCAGATGTCCGATAGCATTTCTCAAGAGTTTGCATTTGGTAGCAGCGCCACTGATGATAACCCAATAGCGACATTGGTGAAGCCTTGGGAGGGGGAGAGAATCCATGAGGAATGTGGATCAGATGACCTGGAGCTTACTCTTGGAAGCTCAAGGACCAGAGCTGATTCCTGA
- the LOC135671845 gene encoding putative disease resistance protein RGA3, whose product MDVPSYITIGGWFIQVIFDKFLSSKLQTWAANSGIGNDLDKLRVAMLRIRSVLSSAEKTQSDGLVGWMKELRDVAYDAEDLLDELEYRRLQQQLDGESSSPVSAFLVSNLEAARDVATLAGGLLSSSFFSFKCGGSASNQEAAAASSAPRPCSNSRPPGTPELAWDRITKARIRSVIERLDHVSCCVSETITLFKLDRCSSGPKQSTRKGATSSLISTKVFGREDEVRNLIDLLLLLRSNDEPVSVLPVVGIGGVGKTTLAQLVYNDPKIVRHFELRMWVCVSDSFDDTELTREILECASSGDYLQHPSVTNFNRLQTAIKDQVAWKRFLLVLDDVWNDERNNRLSEMERWDKLLAPLKAGKSGSKILVTTRSGTVSETLGTMHSIDLKGLRDQDCWSLIKEHTFRDANHEEQLKLERIGSEVAQQLKGLPLAAKAIARLRKNKMDAEEWNSVLVRNDIWDHIIPILKPSYYNLPAHLQRCFAYCSIFPKGWKFESDDLIHLWMAQGYIQPRNKNVRMEDAGQDYMNDLMRRSFFQVQNKEFVTLYGIHDPLHDLALSVSGDECIIVEDDEPTNIPPSVRHLSIKAEKLVMVKDVYHHHLHNLRTLISFSGVLRSGLHDGLLVDVLRDLKHIRVLDLSHCKMDNLPEVICQCIHLRFLNLSSTSIQCLPESLCRLYHLQVLNLNGCRLRGLPRDMKNLVSLRHLTAADQLISDIAEIGRLTCLQRLQVFKVRTEAGYTIRELRDLNELRGSLYVRNLENVESKNKASEAMLNGKEHLSVLQLQWQSGERNQVVDDDDEVLEGLRPHPNLKRLEIMGCRGATYPSWLKTQWLTDLNIIYLSGCRRWESLPPLAQLPSLKVLWIQGLHATKSIGWELLGPGREVFRRLEELVLDGMPELEEFLGDGRFFPHLQSVVIKDCNKLKILPPLPCNLTELTVLDHGFWIPYFDDTRTAPVGSIVSSLCIYNCPVLIAGFCVSLKEEDSLSSLQTLSVGDISLLTGLTVSKNLACLQNLEIHNCLEITSLTTEQEKAFEDLTFLRTLCFNGCANLRSLPNLRGLRYLKKLIVSNCPRMQSLPKKGLPSSLKVLEIASCHPLLKGRCGKEGGSNWESIRHIPRIEIDGEVIQEEAGGN is encoded by the coding sequence ATGGATGTGCCATCCTACATAACCATCGGCGGCTGGTTCATCCAAGTGATCTTCGACAAGTTCCTCTCCTCTAAGCTCCAAACATGGGCGGCCAACTCCGGCATAGGCAACGACCTCGACAAGCTGCGAGTTGCGATGCTCAGGATTCGATCGGTACTCAGCAGCGCAGAGAAAACCCAATCCGACGGCTTGGTCGGGTGGATGAAGGAGCTCAGAGACGTCGCTTATGATGCCGAAGACCTTCTCGACGAGTTAGAATATCGCCGCCTTCAACAGCAACTGGACGGTGAAAGCAGCAGTCCGGTGAGCGCTTTCCTTGTCTCCAACTTGGAGGCTGCTAGGGATGTGGCCACCCTAGCCGGTGGCCTCCTTTCTTCAAGTTTCTTTAGCTTCAAATGCGGCGGCAGCGCCTCCAACCAGGAGGCAGCTGCTGCTTCCTCGGCTCCCAGACCATGTAGCAATTCGAGGCCCCCGGGCACTCCTGAACTGGCATGGGATAGGATCACTAAAGCTAGAATAAGAAGCGTAATCGAAAGGTTGGATCACGTGAGTTGTTGTGTGAGCGAGACCATCACACTCTTTAAATTGGATCGCTGCAGTAGTGGCCCGAAGCAAAGCACCAGAAAAGGCGCAACCAGCTCGCTGATCAGTACCAAGGTGTTCGGACGAGAGGACGAAGTCAGAAATCTAATTGACCTGCTACTGCTGCTGAGATCCAACGATGAACCAGTCTCGGTTCTCCCCGTAGTCGGCATTGGAGGGGTTGGAAAAACTACTCTCGCACAACTTGTCTATAATGATCCTAAAATCGTACGGCATTTTGAGCTGAGGATGTGGGTCTGCGTCTCTGATAGCTTCGATGATACCGAGCTCACGAGAGAGATCCTAGAATGTGCATCATCCGGTGATTATCTTCAGCACCCAAGTGTCACCAACTTTAATCGGCTTCAAACAGCGATCAAGGATCAGGTAGCGTGGAAGAGGTTTCTGCTCGTCCTGGATGATGTGTGGAATGACGAGAGGAATAATAGGCTatctgagatggaaagatgggATAAGCTTTTAGCTCCTCTGAAAGCAGGAAAAAGTGGCAGCAAGATCTTGGTGACAACACGATCGGGAACGGTGTCTGAGACATTAGGTACGATGCACTCGATCGATTTGAAGGGTCTGAGAGATCAAGACTGCTGGTCCTTGATCAAGGAACACACGTTTCGTGATGCGAATCACGAAGAACAACTCAAATTGGAGAGGATTGGAAGCGAAGTCGCTCAACAACTGAAGGGGTTGCCTCTAGCAGCAAAGGCAATCGCAAGGTTACGAAAGAACAAGATGGATGCCGAAGAATGGAACTCAGTTTTGGTGAGAAATGACATCTGGGATCATATCATACCAATCCTAAAACCGAGTTACTATAACCTACCCGCTCACTTGCAGCGGTGCTTCGCGTATTGCAGCATATTCCCCAAAGGTTGGAAGTTCGAGTCTGATGACTTGATTCACCTTTGGATGGCACAAGGGTACATCCAACCCCGAAACAAGAATGTGAGGATGGAGGATGCAGGACAAGACTACATGAATGACTTGATGCGCAGATCATTCTTCCAAGTGCAGAATAAGGAATTCGTCACACTCTATGGCATACATGACCCACTGCACGATCTGGCACTGTCTGTTTCCGGAGATGAATGCATCATAGTCGAAGACGATGAACCCACCAACATTCCACCATCCGTGCGTCACCTATCCATCAAGGCCGAAAAGCTTGTCATGGTTAAAGATGTGTACCACCACCACCTTCATAACCTGCGCACTCTAATTTCCTTCAGCGGAGTCCTCCGGTCGGGCCTCCATGATGGTCTTCTTGTAGATGTCCTCAGGGATTTGAAACACATACGGGTATTGGATCTGTCTCACTGCAAGATGGATAATCTGCCAGAAGTAATATGCCAGTGTATACATTTGCGCTTCCTGAATCTTTCGTCAACTTCCATTCAGTGTTTGCCGGAATCTCTGTGCAGGCTTTACCATCTACAAGTGCTGAACCTGAACGGATGCAGGCTTCGTGGTTTACCTCGGGACATGAAGAACCTGGTAAGTTTGCGGCATCTTACTGCGGCTGATCAATTAATTTCCGACATAGCAGAGATCGGGAGACTGACCTGCCTTCAGAGATTACAAGTTTTCAAAGTTAGAACCGAAGCTGGGTATACGATAAGAGAGTTGAGGGACCTGAACGAGCTTCGAGGATCCCTTTACGTGAGGAATCTAGAGAATGTGGAGAGTAAGAACAAGGCAAGTGAGGCCATGTTAAACGGCAAAGAGCATCTTAGTGTTCTGCAGTTACAATGGCAATCTGGTGAAAGGAATCAGGtggtggatgatgatgatgaagttcTTGAAGGCCTTCGGCCACATCCAAATCTCaagaggctagagatcatgggctGTAGAGGTGCCACATATCCCAGCTGGTTAAAGACCCAATGGCTCACCGATCTCAACATCATCTATCTAAGTGGTTGCAGGCGCTGGGAATCCCTCCCCCCTCTCGCTCAGCTGCCTTCGCTGAAGGTACTCTGGATACAGGGGTTGCATGCAACGAAGAGCATTGGCTGGGAGCTCTTGGGTCCTGGTCGCGAGGTTTTTAGACGCCTGGAGGAGCTGGTGCTCGATGGCATGCCCGAGCTCGAAGAGTTTTTGGGAGACGGACGATTCTTTCCACATCTCCAGAGTGTGGTGATCAAGGACTGCAACAAGCTCAAGATATTGCCTCCCTTACCTTGCAATCTTACGGAATTAACCGTTTTGGATCATGGATTCTGGATACCGTACTTTGATGACACCAGGACGGCACCAGTTGGATCAATAGTTTCATCACTATGCATCTACAATTGCCCTGTGCTCATCGCTGGATTCTGTGTATCACTGAAGGAAGAAGACAGCTTGTCATCGCTGCAAACTCTCAGCGTCGGTGACATCTCGTTGCTCACAGGACTAACCGTTAGCAAAAACCTTGCCTGCCTTCAAAATCTAGAAATCCACAATTGCCTCGAGATAACTTCCTTGACAACCGAGCAGGAAAAGGCATTTGAGGATCTCACCTTCCTCCGAACTCTGTGCTTCAACGGTTGTGCCAATCTCCGGTCCCTCCCGAACTTACGAGGTCTTCGCTACCTGAAGAAGTTAATCGTCTCAAACTGCCCTCGGATGCAGTCATTGCCGAAGAAGGGACTGCCTTCTTCGCTGAAGGTGTTGGAAATCGCATCATGTCATCCCCTGCTCAAGGGGCGCTGCGGAAAGGAAGGTGGCAGCAACTGGGAAAGTATCAGGCACATCCCTCGAATCGAGATTGATGGAGAGGTGATACAAGAAGAAGCCGGTGGAAATTAA
- the LOC135671846 gene encoding tetrahydroberberine oxidase-like, translating into MAAVSYYLSLSVVAYLCIFSVSSLSDHESFLRCFSSHVSPTTNLSQLLYLPNSPDYSSLLFSSIQNLRFASSETPKPLLIVAPADEFQVQASVICCRSHGLPIRARSGGHDYEGLSYRSEKASSFVLLDLEKLRSVTVDVEHGVAWVEAGATLGELYYKVAEKSGRLGFPAGVCPTVAVGGHLSGGGFGPLSRKYGLAADNILDSKMVDADGRILDKESMGENLFWAIRGGGGASFGIIISWKVKLVHVPATVSVFTVRRTMEQGAIELVHRWQNTAHKLHEDLLLRVDIVHVNRGDRRVVEAAFKSLFLGHCDGLLRHMGEHFPALGVERNDCREMSWIDSAVYAAGYTNGELAEILVNRELQPKDFNKGKSDYVTEPIPVSGWEAIWARLSEEGATGSMHMDPWGGRMSEISESDIPFPHRKGNLFIILYLSTWRDEGVAASTKHLGWIRSMFRFMTPYVSKRPRAAYLNYRDLDLGRNEEGNASYRKAMAWGERYFKNNFRRLAMVKGEVDPHNFFSNEQSVPPLLAETGERPQKICSTSMSISDQRSPIKHML; encoded by the coding sequence ATGGCAGCAGTCTCCTATTATCTCTCGCTTTCTGTCGTTGCGTATCTCTGCATCTTCTCAGTCTCTTCACTGTCAGATCATGAAAGCTTCCTCCGTTGCTTCTCCTCCCACGTTTCGCCCACCACCAACTTGTCTCAGCTCCTCTACCTCCCTAACAGCCCCGACTACTCCTCCCTCCTCTTTTCCTCCATCCAAAACCTCCGGTTCGCATCCTCTGAAACGCCAAAGCCCCTCCTCATCGTCGCACCGGCCGACGAGTTCCAAGTCCAAGCATCGGTCATATGCTGCAGGAGTCACGGGCTGCCGATCCGAGCCCGGAGCGGGGGCCACGACTACGAAGGGTTGTCCTACCGATCCGAGAAGGCCAGCAGCTTCGTGTTGCTCGATCTAGAGAAGCTCCGTTCGGTGACCGTCGACGTCGAGCATGGCGTGGCATGGGTGGAGGCAGGTGCTACTCTCGGCGAACTGTACTACAAGGTTGCAGAGAAGAGCGGGCGTCTTGGGTTTCCGGCTGGTGTCTGCCCGACGGTCGCCGTCGGTGGCCACCTAAGCGGGGGCGGCTTCGGTCCTTTGTCGCGGAAGTATGGCCTCGCAGCTGACAACATTCTGGACTCCAAGATGGTGGATGCTGACGGCAGGATCTTGGACAAGGAGTCCATGGGCGAGAACCTCTTCTGGGCCATAAGAGGCGGCGGAGGAGCCAGCTTTGGCATCATCATCTCTTGGAAGGTGAAGCTCGTCCACGTTCCTGCCACTGTGAGCGTGTTCACCGTTCGCCGAACGATGGAGCAGGGAGCGATAGAGCTCGTTCACCGATGGCAGAACACTGCTCACAAGCTCCACGAGGATCTACTCCTCAGGGTTGACATCGTCCACGTGAACAGAGGAGATCGGAGGGTGGTGGAGGCGGCGTTCAAGTCCTTGTTTCTCGGGCACTGCGATGGGCTGCTCCGACACATGGGCGAGCACTTCCCGGCGCTGGGCGTGGAGAGGAATGACTGCAGAGAGATGAGCTGGATCGACTCGGCAGTCTACGCCGCCGGCTACACGAACGGAGAACTTGCAGAGATTCTGGTGAACAGGGAGCTGCAGCCGAAGGACTTCAACAAAGGCAAGTCCGACTACGTCACGGAGCCCATCCCGGTGAGTGGATGGGAAGCCATTTGGGCGAGGCTCTCCGAGGAGGGAGCTACGGGTTCCATGCACATGGATCCTTGGGGAGGGAGGATGAGTGAGATCTCGGAGTCGGACATCCCATTCCCACACAGGAAGGGGAATCTCTTCATCATCCTCTACCTCTCAACATGGAGAGATGAAGGCGTCGCAGCGTCAACCAAGCATCTGGGCTGGATCAGGAGCATGTTCCGCTTCATGACTCCGTACGTCTCCAAACGCCCTCGAGCTGCGTATCTCAACTACAGGGACCTCGACTTGGGAAGAAACGAGGAGGGCAATGCGAGCTACCGGAAGGCCATGGCGTGGGGTGAGAGGTACTTCAAGAACAACTTCCGAAGGCTGGCTATGGTGAAGGGCGAGGTGGATCCCCATAACTTCTTCAGCAACGAGCAGAGCGTGCCGCCTCTTCTCGCTGAGACCGGCGAGAGGCCACAGAAGATCTGCTCCACAAGCATGTCGATTTCAGATCAGAGGTCACCAATCAAGCACATGCTGTGA